The genomic segment TTTGTAGCCCGACCCTCTGCGCCTAGACTCATTCCATCGCGCAAATTCTGTAGCCCACCACCATCGGGGCTCAGCGACCACTCCCCCTATCACTGACCTCGACGACGACCGCTCGACTAGCGGGCCCTTATCATCACCGCAAAAACCAAACGACTTGTTCTGCTTCAAATGGCCAGTCCAACTCGGCACCCGTATCGATTCGCCGCAACACGGGTATACGCAAGCCGTATTCGTCGATCCATTCAGGTCGCTCCGCTATATCCAGCAACTCCACCAGCAGCCCATTGTCCACCAGCGGCAGAAGCTCCGCCTCGGCCTGTTCACACAGGTGGCACCCCAGCGTCCCAAACAGTTGGCATTCAGGCAGATACATAAGTACGGCTCATTGAAACATGCCATGCCATTCTAGCAGGCCCGACATGATGCAGCTGGGAGCCGCTAGTCTCGTTCTTTCGGTTTACTCAGTTAGAAAAAGTGTGACCTCCACCCCACTCAAACGATGGTTTGATTTAGACAATCGACGCGACGCTGGCAAACAGCTAGGATGCGGCAACCCAAGCGGCCATAGAGCCGTAGGGCCGGATGTGTAGGTGCGTATCGGCAGCAACACTTGATGCCTGCATCAAATTGAAGTAAACCAACTGCCGAGTGGTTTAGCCGACACTTTCATGCTTAAGCCTTAAAGACTAAGGTCTAAGGGCTCAATTACTTATGTAGTGCTTTATTGCATGGCGCCGTAAGAGCGACTTCAGAGCATCATCCAACGAGGAGAAATAAGAAATGCTCAAGACCCCAATCGCCCGGGGCGTGGCCCTAGCCACTCTGGGAGCAACACTGGCCATCCCTACCATGGCTCAAGCTGCATTTGTTGACGACAGCAAAGTCAACTTGGAGCTGCGTAACTTTTATTACAACAGTGACAACCGCTCCAACGCATCCACCGCTCAATCGAAGTCCGAAGAATGGGGGCAAGGCTTCATTCTTCGCGCTGAATCTGGCTATACCGAAGGCACTGTAGGCTTCGGCGTTGATGCGCTGGGACTCATGGGTCTCAAGCTGTATTCCAGCGAAGACACAGGCGGCACTGGCCTGATGCCGAGCTCTTTCGGAAACGAAGCCCCTGATGACTTCTCGTCGCTGGGTCTGACCGCCAAAGCAAAAATCTCCAAGACTGTATTGAAAGTCGGCACGATCGAACCGAAAAACATGGCAATTTCGCGTAGCGACTCGCGCCTACTGCCACAGACCTTCAAGGGTGGTCAGATTATTTCCAATGAGATCGATGGTCTCACTTTGGACGCCGGCTATCTGACGGAAGAAAACGATCGCGATTCCACGAACTATGAAGATCTGAAGTTTAGCGGTAAGGGCGGGGCTACCGGCGACGAGCCCGAAGACTTCCTTTTTGCGGGTGCGACCTATTCGTTCACGAAGGACCTGAAGGGCGCGTACTATTACAGCAACCTTGAGGAAGTTTACAAACAGCATTCCTTTAACCTCATTCACGTCCTGCCGCTCGGCGAAAACCAATCTCTGAAAACTGACCTGCGCTATGCGCGTTCGACGGATGACGGCTCGTCCTCTGTAGACAACAAAGCCATCGGAGCAATGGTCACCTACTCCATAACCGGTCATAGCTTCGGATTGGGTTATCAGAAGATGAGTGGCGATACTGGTTTCGCCTATACCGGCGCCAGTACTGACCCCTATCTGGTCAACTACGTAATGCTTTCTGCAGACTTTGCCAACGCTGACGAAAAGTCTTGGCAAGCGCGCTATGATTACAACTTCGCTGCCATGGGCATTCCTGGCCTGACTTTCATGACTCGCTATGTTACCGGCGACGACTTTGGGGTTGGCGGGAATGGCAAGGAGTGGGAACGTAACACCGACATCGGCTACGTTTTCCAGGAAGGCACCCTGAAGAACCTCGGCGTGAAATGGCGTAACGGCACATACCGCAGCAGCAATAACAACGATAAGGATATCGATCAGAACCGCCTGATCGTCAGCTACACCATTCCGCTGATGTAATAGCGGCTACGGGCATGCAAATGCAGTAGATCTAGAAAACCCGCTTCGGCGGGTTTTCTTTTTCCGGATTTTTCCTAGTAGCGCGGAGCAATTGGAAACTGGCGTATTAGCTAACGCCGATCGCCTCCGCAAAACGACTCAAACGGAGCGGGAACCTTGCGTCATCAGCGTGCTCGAAACTTGAGGCACTGGGACCTTTTGTCCCAGCGTGACTGAAGAGGAGCTGCAGATGTCTACCGAATCAACTTTCGGCACCAGCGACGATACCCCTATCCCCAATGCATCCACCGGAGCGACCGGACCACTGGTGGACAAATCCGCACACCGCCGCAACCTACAAGCCGCTCAGAACGCACTCATCGAAGAGTTCCACACGTTGATCGGCGATACCGAGCGCCTGCTGAAGCATACGCAGGACACCGCAGGTGCGCAGACCGAGGAATTGCGCGGCAAGATCAACGCTAACCTGGGTCGCGCCCGTCAAATGCTCAAAGAACAGGAAGGTACGTTGCGTGAGCAAGGTCAGGCAGCCATCCAGTGCACCGAGGAATATGTCCATACTCATCCATGGCAGTCGATCGGTATTGCCGCAGGCGTCGGTTTTCTCTTCGGCTTGATCACCCGCCGCTGATGTGGGGGACGGATCCAATGGAAACCAAGCACGCTGACGAAGCCCCAGCGCCCTCCATCAAGAAGATGGGTAGTGCGCTTGCTGGTCTCGTACAAGGGCATCTGGAGCTGGTCGGTATCGAGATTCAGGAAGAAAGAGCGCGGGTGTTCAAACTCTTTCTTCTCGCCAGTAT from the Stutzerimonas stutzeri genome contains:
- a CDS encoding glutaredoxin family protein, which codes for MYLPECQLFGTLGCHLCEQAEAELLPLVDNGLLVELLDIAERPEWIDEYGLRIPVLRRIDTGAELDWPFEAEQVVWFLR
- a CDS encoding OprD family porin, giving the protein MLKTPIARGVALATLGATLAIPTMAQAAFVDDSKVNLELRNFYYNSDNRSNASTAQSKSEEWGQGFILRAESGYTEGTVGFGVDALGLMGLKLYSSEDTGGTGLMPSSFGNEAPDDFSSLGLTAKAKISKTVLKVGTIEPKNMAISRSDSRLLPQTFKGGQIISNEIDGLTLDAGYLTEENDRDSTNYEDLKFSGKGGATGDEPEDFLFAGATYSFTKDLKGAYYYSNLEEVYKQHSFNLIHVLPLGENQSLKTDLRYARSTDDGSSSVDNKAIGAMVTYSITGHSFGLGYQKMSGDTGFAYTGASTDPYLVNYVMLSADFANADEKSWQARYDYNFAAMGIPGLTFMTRYVTGDDFGVGGNGKEWERNTDIGYVFQEGTLKNLGVKWRNGTYRSSNNNDKDIDQNRLIVSYTIPLM
- a CDS encoding DUF883 family protein, with product MSTESTFGTSDDTPIPNASTGATGPLVDKSAHRRNLQAAQNALIEEFHTLIGDTERLLKHTQDTAGAQTEELRGKINANLGRARQMLKEQEGTLREQGQAAIQCTEEYVHTHPWQSIGIAAGVGFLFGLITRR